In Triplophysa rosa linkage group LG7, Trosa_1v2, whole genome shotgun sequence, the following proteins share a genomic window:
- the LOC130556242 gene encoding protocadherin Fat 4-like, translated as MIMALSGRSLDTFYLILFTLWTLSRRSLSSQVRQEFKVREEQPVGTYVGTIETKLTFTYRFSEHHKLFSINATTGVIYTSSVIDREILPSNIINVVVLSSQPTYPTEVRIAVLDMNDNAPVFPDASIVVSFKEDASSGRQVILDTATDADIGSNGVDHTTYRIVSGNEQRKFRLDITVNPSGEGAFLHLVSTGGLDREMTPFYQLLIQVEDKGEPKKFGYLQVNVTIQDINDNPPAFDQDQYQTNVFEDAAVGSSVLQITATDLDEGANAEISYFLDEGTPFQIDPKAGTLVIKEVLDYETRKEYSLTIHAVDNGVPSLSGRSEATIKLLDVNDNDPVVKFRYFPTTSKFASVDENAQVGTVVALLTVSDSDSATANGNISVSILGGNEQRHFEVHTSPVPNLSLIKVASVLDRERISSYNLTVSVSDNGRPVARSSFASLVIYVNDINDHPPIFQEAVYRVDISEDIPKGSYIKGVSATDGDSGQNANLRYSLVSGNSLGWFAISENSGLVTSAAALDREIASEVVLNVSAKDQGLQPKISYTKLIVNITDVNDQVPTFMQSTYHVSLVERSPSGTELVVLSATDSDLGANGTLRFSFDPETPASVQNLFRLDAASGRLSVSTELDREEQGSYLLHIKATDAGTPPLFSICKVNITVKDVNDNSPVFYPVQYFANIKENEPSGSFVATVTASDPDLGRNGTVKYAITAGDSHKFHINSNWGKITTLVPLDREEKTAYQLQVTATDGGGLRSHAHAIVTVTVIDTQDNPPVFSQREYSFVMFENVAVDTVIGTVSTTTVDLNTNVTYLIASGDQRGLFAVNSVTGQITASGLIDREDQAFYQLRLIARGGEVTGETLVNITVKDLNDNAPHFIHAVEHVSAVENWATGHHIYQTKASDPDEGTNGVIVYSLKHNPKGLFHIHERHGLITLTGPLEVTTSSYQLEVVASDLGIPQHTSSLILTVSVYDVNDNAPVFDQLSYEVTILESEPVNSRFFKVEATDKDSGLNGEIVYDIMSGNTNEVFGIFPDGQLYIKADLDREVQERYSLLVVAKDRAVEPLSASVNVTVLLDDVNDNRPLFNSTSYVFRFEEEQQRGSPAGRIYAEDKDFGLNSEVRYSFETPQPNFELNAITGEITSTLRLDRESLVRQRGAAVFSFSVVSSDQGLPKPLKDQAKVQVYVQDINDNPPKFTKDMYQASISESAQNMTQVLRVSASDVDENKNGLVRYDILEGNEEKQFSIDSTSGQVTLVGKLDYEATPFYSLKIIAEDSGIVPLSSTCVLSITVLDENDNSPSFPKSTLTVDVLENMRVGELVASVSATDSDSGSNADITFSISATNNHGTFSISPNTGSIFLVKKLDFETQSLYKLNVTARDGGRPPRSMSIPVIIHVRDFNDNPPIFSPGDIFKSIPENLPISTSVMTVTAHDTDADINGQLEYSIVQQTPRGGHFRIDPASGVIYTNREIDREFSNLFELTVKATDQAVPVEFRRFALKNVTVWVTDQNDNVPVFISQNALVAESNIVIGSILTTVVTFDPDEGANGEVEYELVRGDFDMFIMDRYSGDIRLASQLVPSKLMYSLTVSATDHGTERKTSRTELTIILQGTDGPVFSQPKYITILKEGQPPGTNVISLDASSLRGAGAKVEFFIVSVQSGGKAVGRLFTIGRHTGVIQTAAELDREQGSDLYVLDVYAIESDASQPQTQHAEVRNAFLM; from the coding sequence ATGATCATGGCGCTTTCGGGGAGATCTCTGGACACTTTTTACCTCATCCTATTCACCTTATGGACTTTATCGAGGCGTTCTTTATCCAGTCAGGTTCGGCAGGAGTTTAAAGTTCGCGAAGAGCAGCCGGTTGGTACTTATGTGGGCACGATCGAGACCAAACTCACCTTCACGTACAGATTCAGCGAACACCACAAACTTTTCTCCATAAACGCCACGACGGGCGTCATTTACACGTCCTCCGTGATCGACCGAGAGATTCTTCCCAGCAACATCATCAACGTGGTGGTGCTTTCCAGTCAGCCAACGTACCCCACCGAAGTTCGCATCGCGGTTCTGGATATGAACGACAACGCACCCGTGTTTCCAGACGCGTCGATCGTCGTGTCGTTTAAAGAGGACGCGAGCAGCGGGCGGCAGGTGATTCTCGACACGGCGACGGACGCCGACATCGGGAGTAACGGGGTCGACCACACGacgtaccgaatcgtgagcggGAACGAGCAGAGGAAGTTTCGCCTGGATATCACCGTCAACCCGAGCGGCGAGGGCGCGTTTCTGCATCTCGTGTCCACGGGTGGGTTGGATAGAGAAATGACTCCCTTCTACCAGCTCCTCATCCAAGTGGAAGATAAAGGTGAACCCAAAAAGTTTGGTTATCTGCAGGTAAACGTCACCATTCAAGATATCAATGACAACCCGCCTGCGTTCGATCAGGATCAATACCAGACGAACGTGTTTGAGGATGCTGCTGTCGGCTCTAGTGTTCTACAAATAACTGCCACCGATTTAGACGAGGGAGCAAATGCTGAAATTAGCTATTTTTTAGATGAGGGAACTCCGTTTCAGATAGACCCCAAAGCTGGAACTCTTGTTATAAAAGAGGTATTAGACTATGAGACGAGGAAAGAGTATTCCCTCACAATTCACGCTGTTGACAACGGTGTGCCATCTCTCTCGGGCAGGTCGGAAGCAACGATTAAACTGCTCGATGTTAACGACAATGACCCTGTGGTGAAATTCCGCTACTTCCCCACGACCTCTAAATTCGCCTCCGTGGATGAGAACGCCCAGGTGGGCACCGTCGTAGCGTTGTTGACGGTTTCAGACTCAGACTCGGCCACAGCCAATGGAAACATTTCTGTCTCGATTCTCGGCGGAAACGAACAGAGGCACTTCGAAGTTCACACGTCGCCCGTCCCGAATCTGAGTTTGATCAAAGTGGCCAGCGTGTTGGACCGAGAGCGAATCTCCTCCTACAATTTGACCGTTTCCGTGTCGGATAACGGCAGGCCCGTCGCGCGCTCCTCCTTCGCCAGTCTTGTTATATATGTAAATGACATTAACGACCATCCGCCTATATTTCAGGAAGCCGTGTATAGAGTAGACATCAGTGAAGACATTCCTAAAGGCAGCTACATTAAAGGGGTCTCGGCCACAGATGGAGACTCTGGGCAGAACGCCAATCTGCGCTACTCACTGGTGTCTGGAAACAGTTTGGGCTGGTTCGCCATCAGTGAGAACAGCGGTTTGGTTACCAGCGCTGCAGCTCTCGATAGGGAAATAGCCTCGGAAGTAGTGCTAAATGTCAGTGCCAAAGACCAGGGCCTGCAGCCAAAAATCTCTTACACCAAACTGATAGTAAACATCACAGATGTCAACGATCAGGTTCCCACATTTATGCAAAGCACGTATCACGTTTCTTTAGTGGAGCGTTCCCCTTCCGGCACAGAGCTGGTGGTGCTGTCCGCCACAGATTCCGATCTCGGGGCCAATGGCACGCTCCGTTTCTCGTTTGACCCTGAAACGCCTGCGAGCGTTCAGAATCTGTTCAGGTTAGATGCGGCGTCAGGACGCTTGAGTGTATCCACAGAGCTGGACAGAGAAGAGCAGGGCTCCTATTTGTTGCACATCAAAGCCACAGATGCTGGCACACCCCCGCTTTTTTCCATCTGCAAAGTTAATATCACGGTTAAAGACGTTAATGATAACAGCCCCGTGTTTTATCCCGTGCAGTATTTCGCCAACATAAAAGAAAACGAACCTTCTGGCTCGTTTGTCGCGACGGTAACGGCTTCCGATCCTGACCTGGGCCGAAATGGCACTGTAAAATATGCCATCACTGCTGGTGACTCTcataagtttcacatcaacagCAATTGGGGTAAAATCACAACTCTAGTGCCTCTAGACAGAGAGGAAAAAACCGCTTATCAGCTACAGGTTACAGCAACAGATGGAGGAGGTTTGCGCTCGCACGCGCACGCTATTGTCACCGTCACTGTAATAGACACACAAGATAATCCTCCTGTGTTCAGTCAAAGAGAATACAGCTTTGTTATGTTTGAGAATGTGGCAGTGGACACCGTCATAGGCACCGTGTCCACCACCACGGTAGATCTGAACACAAACGTCACTTATCTGATAGCATCAGGGGACCAGCGCGGTCTGTTTGCAGTCAATAGTGTCACGGGGCAAATCACAGCATCAGGCCTCATAGACAGAGAAGATCAGGCGTTTTACCAGCTCAGATTGATCGCTAGGGGTGGGGAGGTGACTGGGGAGACCTTAGTTAACATCACCGTGAAGGATTTAAACGATAACGCCCCCCATTTCATTCACGCGGTCGAGCACGTTAGCGCTGTGGAGAACTGGGCCACGGGTCACCACATATACCAGACAAAAGCTTCAGATCCAGATGAGGGCACCAACGGGGTGATTGTGTACAGTCTCAAACACAACCCCAAAGGCCTGTTTCACATCCACGAGAGACACGGATTAATCACGCTCACTGGCCCCCTGGAGGTCACCACCAGCTCCTACCAGTTAGAGGTCGTGGCCTCTGACCTCGGTATCCCTCAGCACACCTCCAGTCTCATTCTCACCGTTAGTGTGTATGATGTCAACGACAATGCGCCAGTTTTTGATCAGCTCTCTTATGAGGTCACCATTCTGGAATCGGAGCCAGTGAACAGTCGTTTTTTTAAAGTGGAGGCCACTGATAAAGACTCTGGGCTTAATGGTGAGATCGTGTATGATATTATGAGCGGTAACACAAATGAAGTTTTTGGCATCTTCCCCGACGGGCAGTTGTACATTAAAGCAGATTTGGATCGAGAAGTACAAGAACGCTATAGTTTATTAGTGGTGGCCAAAGACAGAGCCGTCGAGCCTTTGAGCGCCAGCGTTAACGTCACTGTCCTCCTCGATGATGTCAATGATAACCGTCCGCTTTTTAATAGCACCAGTTATGTCTTCCGTTTCGAGGAGGAGCAGCAGCGAGGCTCGCCGGCAGGGCGGATTTATGCAGAGGATAAAGATTTTGGGCTGAACAGCGAGGTCCGTTACTCATTTGAAACTCCTCAGCCAAACTTTGAGCTTAACGCCATCACGGGTGAGATCACCAGCACGCTACGGCTCGACCGCGAGTCTCTCGTGAGACAAAGAGGCGCTGCGGTATTCAGTTTCAGTGTCGTGTCCTCTGATCAGGGCCTTCCCAAACCTCTCAAAGACCAGGCCAAAGTTCAAGTATACGTGCAGGACATCAATGACAACCCACCCAAATTCACCAAGGACATGTACCAGGCCTCTATCTCAGAATCAGCCCAGAACATGACACAAGTGCTGCGTGTGTCTGCCTCAGATGTAGATGAAAATAAAAACGGCCTAGTTCGCTACGACATCCTGGAGGGAAATGAAGAAAAGCAGTTTAGCATTGACAGCACTTCAGGTCAAGTTACTCTAGTGGGAAAACTAGACTATGAGGCAACACCCTTTTACTCCCTGAAAATTATAGCCGAGGACTCTGGCATCGTGCCCCTGTCGTCCACTTGTGTGTTAAGCATCACTGTTCTGGACGAGAATGACAACTCGCCCTCATTTCCCAAATCTACCCTCACGGTGGATGTTTTGGAGAACATGCGCGTAGGGGAGCTGGTCGCCTCCGTGAGCGCCACAGACTCTGACTCGGGTTCCAACGCTGACATCACGTTCAGCATTTCTGCCACAAACAATCATGGTACATTCAGCATTAGTCCTAACACTGGCAGTATTTTTCTGGTTAAAAAACTGGATTTTGAGACTCAGTCACTGTACAAACTCAACGTCACCGCCAGAGACGGTGGACGGCCACCGAGGTCCATGTCTATTCCTGTCATCATTCACGTCAGAGATTTCAATGACAATCCTCCTATTTTTAGTCCAGGCGATATTTTTAAGTCCATCCCTGAAAATCTTCCCATCTCCACGTCTGTCATGACCGTAACAGCTCACGATACAGATGCCGACATAAACGGTCAGCTGGAATATTCCATCGTCCAGCAGACCCCAAGGGGCGGTCATTTCCGCATTGATCCGGCGTCTGGAGTTATTTACACCAACAGGGAAATCGACAGAGAGTTCTCCAACCTCTTCGAGCTGACCGTTAAAGCGACGGACCAGGCCGTGCCCGTCGAGTTCCGTCGCTTTGCTCTGAAGAACGTCACTGTATGGGTGACGGACCAGAACGATAACGTGCCTGTTTTCATCTCCCAGAATGCCTTAGTGGCTGAATCTAACATCGTGATCGGTTCCATTCTCACCACCGTGGTGACGTTTGACCCAGACGAGGGTGCGAACGGAGAGGTGGAGTATGAACTAGTGCGAGGCGATTTCGATATGTTTATCATGGATCGTTACAGCGGAGATATCAGACTAGCGTCTCAACTGGTGCCCTCGAAACTCATGTACAGTCTGACCGTGTCTGCTACGGATCACGGCACAGAGCGCAAGACCTCACGGACAGAGCTGACCATCATTCTTCAGGGTACAGATGGGCCTGTCTTCTCCCAACCCAAATACATCACTATTCTAAAAGAGGGCCAGCCGCCCGGAACCAATGTCATCTCACTGGATGCGTCCAGTCTACGTGGAGCTGGTGCTAAGGTGGAGTTTTTCATTGTCTCGGTTCAGAGCGGAGGGAAGGCCGTAGGCCGGCTTTTCACCATCGGCCGGCACACCGGGGTGATCCAGACGGCTGCAGAACTGGACCGAGAGCAGGGCTCAGACCTGTACGTGCTGGATGTGTACGCCATTGAATCAGACGCCAGCCAGCCCCAAACGCAGCACGCAGAGGTGAGGAATGCTTTTTTAATGTGA